In one Aulosira sp. FACHB-615 genomic region, the following are encoded:
- a CDS encoding hemerythrin domain-containing protein codes for MVLTLDDTKRDAIASKLASIKLVQQLLIENEELFLRESTDSEISDRIRDFLEDDRKNLGIIETVIVQYGIQKEPKQTVQQMVEQVRKLMQGSELSFYEKVSQHELLKHQQVLSGLLVHKAAQKVGADVLAAIGPINPVNFENRAHQEQLKGIIEILGVRELTGQDADQGIWARVQDAIAAFSGAVGSAVTQGTDKQDMNIQDVIRLDHNKVNILFTELLQSNDPQKIQEYFGQIYKDLTAHAEAEEEVVYPRVRSFYGEGDTQELYDEQAEMKRLLNQIKGISPSTSEFKDRIKNLMDIVGDHIRQEESTMFAAIRNNLNTQQSEQLATEFKAAKAKIQQRLGGTATGANV; via the coding sequence ATGGTATTAACTTTAGATGATACAAAGCGCGATGCTATTGCTAGTAAATTAGCTAGTATTAAATTAGTTCAACAATTATTGATTGAAAATGAAGAGCTATTTTTGAGAGAATCTACAGATAGTGAAATTTCTGATCGTATCCGTGACTTTCTAGAAGACGATCGCAAAAATCTGGGCATCATCGAAACTGTAATCGTGCAGTATGGTATTCAGAAAGAACCGAAACAAACTGTTCAGCAAATGGTTGAACAAGTTCGCAAACTGATGCAAGGCTCGGAACTGAGTTTCTACGAAAAAGTATCCCAGCACGAATTATTAAAGCATCAACAAGTTTTGAGTGGCTTGTTAGTCCATAAAGCAGCACAAAAAGTTGGTGCTGATGTTCTAGCAGCCATTGGGCCTATCAATCCCGTTAACTTTGAAAACCGCGCTCACCAAGAGCAACTCAAAGGTATTATCGAAATCTTAGGTGTGCGTGAGTTAACTGGACAAGATGCAGACCAAGGAATTTGGGCAAGAGTCCAAGATGCGATCGCAGCCTTTAGCGGCGCAGTAGGTAGTGCTGTTACCCAAGGTACTGACAAACAAGATATGAACATCCAAGACGTGATTCGCTTGGATCATAACAAAGTAAATATCTTGTTTACTGAATTGCTCCAAAGCAATGATCCACAAAAGATTCAAGAATACTTTGGTCAAATCTACAAAGATTTAACTGCCCATGCTGAAGCTGAAGAAGAAGTAGTTTACCCCAGAGTTCGCTCTTTCTATGGTGAAGGCGATACCCAAGAACTCTATGATGAACAAGCCGAAATGAAGCGGCTTTTAAATCAAATCAAAGGTATTAGTCCTTCAACCTCTGAATTTAAAGATAGAATCAAAAATTTGATGGATATTGTTGGCGACCACATTCGTCAAGAAGAAAGCACAATGTTTGCTGCCATCCGCAACAACTTGAACACTCAACAAAGTGAGCAACTCGCTACCGAATTTAAAGCAGCTAAAGCCAAAATTCAACAACGATTGGGTGGAACTGCAACTGGAGCAAATGTCTAA
- a CDS encoding CHAT domain-containing tetratricopeptide repeat protein, with the protein MKKFFSAINATGVCLAPWIMVTGITPGLVLSMPVKGMAQQQTPTYSPEQQAALKEAEELNQQVIKLYQEGKYSTAIPLAERVLAIREKVLGQENLIVATNLNNLAALYQAQGEYQQAEPLYLRSLAIKEKLLGNFHREIATSLDNLALLYRKQGKYEQAEPLHLRALAIYEKIFGKEHPDVAISLNNLAGLYRLQGRFKQAEPLYLRSEAIYEKLLGNSHPDFATILDNLGLFYDSQGKYEQGEALHLRALAIYEKVFGKEHPDIAITLNNLAALYNAQGKFTKAEPLYLRALAISEKILGKSHPDVANKLDNLAALYSSQGKYKQAEIIHLRALAIYEKVLGKQHPDVAISLTNLASLYQAKGDIVHAVDFQRRGLDIQAKNLDLIFAVGSEKNKQDYIKTFAGTTDATVSLALQEARKNPAAASLALTTVLRRKGLVLDAVADSIQILRSKLDKNPETQKLFTQWFQIQQQLSALVFSRSTQQTANPTEQIGKLESEKEKLEAKISVKSAEFRQQIQPVDLLAVQAKIPQDAALLEIVQYKPFNVKATTEAEKFGKPRYAVVVLRSQGQPTWVDLGEAAEIDKLAIDFRTALAIGRTFNKLARTLDEKLITPIRPLLGDARHILISPDGQLTLIPFEALKDEQDKFLIQSYSFSYLTTGRDLLRFQSNFSNTSPPVVLADIDYDYQNTTVASNKKPSVQTLPNQRSSDLATLEFLPLSATKYEAIAIKKVLPNAKLLLGKNATETAVKKLHSPVILHLATHGFFIADIAQNINASLDSAEKPNSQKILAVENPLLRSGLALAGANKRNQVTTGDDGILTALEVAGLDLRSNQLVVLSACETGRGDVKVGDGVYGLRRALVIAGSQTQVLSLWLVDDAATKDLMAKYYQNLQAGKGRHEALRAAQLDLLKTQEYQHPRFWAAFVPSGNWTPLRNVAGDR; encoded by the coding sequence GTGAAAAAGTTCTTCAGTGCGATTAATGCTACGGGTGTGTGTCTTGCTCCTTGGATAATGGTGACGGGAATAACACCAGGGTTAGTGTTAAGTATGCCAGTCAAAGGGATGGCGCAACAGCAAACTCCTACATATTCCCCAGAGCAACAAGCAGCCTTAAAGGAAGCTGAAGAACTAAATCAACAAGTCATCAAGTTATACCAGGAAGGAAAATATAGTACTGCTATCCCTTTAGCTGAACGTGTATTAGCTATTAGAGAAAAAGTCCTTGGTCAAGAAAATCTAATTGTTGCCACTAATTTAAATAATTTGGCTGCACTATATCAAGCACAAGGAGAATATCAACAAGCAGAACCTCTGTATCTCCGCTCACTAGCTATTAAAGAAAAATTATTGGGTAACTTCCATCGTGAGATTGCCACTAGCTTAGATAATTTAGCTTTACTGTATAGAAAACAGGGCAAATATGAACAAGCAGAACCGTTGCATCTGCGTGCTTTAGCTATCTATGAAAAGATATTTGGCAAAGAACATCCCGATGTCGCTATTAGCTTAAATAATTTAGCTGGACTGTATCGTCTACAAGGTAGATTTAAACAAGCAGAACCATTGTATCTCCGCTCAGAGGCTATTTATGAAAAGTTGCTGGGTAATTCACATCCTGATTTTGCAACTATCTTAGATAATTTGGGATTATTTTATGATTCCCAGGGGAAATATGAACAAGGGGAAGCACTGCATCTGCGTGCTTTAGCTATTTATGAAAAGGTTTTTGGGAAAGAACATCCCGATATTGCAATTACTTTAAATAATTTAGCTGCACTGTATAATGCCCAAGGAAAGTTTACTAAAGCAGAACCTTTATATCTCCGCGCTTTAGCTATTAGTGAAAAGATTTTAGGTAAATCACATCCCGATGTTGCGAATAAATTAGATAATTTGGCTGCACTATATAGTTCACAAGGAAAATATAAACAAGCAGAAATTATCCATCTCCGCGCCTTAGCCATTTATGAAAAGGTATTAGGAAAACAACATCCTGATGTGGCTATTAGCTTAACTAATTTGGCTTCTCTGTATCAAGCCAAGGGTGATATTGTTCATGCTGTTGATTTTCAGCGTCGTGGGTTAGATATTCAAGCCAAAAATCTTGATTTAATTTTTGCTGTTGGCTCAGAAAAAAACAAACAGGATTATATTAAGACTTTTGCGGGGACAACTGATGCTACTGTTTCCCTGGCTTTACAAGAAGCACGGAAAAATCCAGCCGCCGCATCTTTAGCTTTAACTACTGTATTACGTCGCAAAGGGCTAGTCTTAGATGCTGTAGCTGACAGCATCCAAATATTACGCAGCAAATTAGATAAAAATCCCGAAACACAAAAACTATTTACTCAATGGTTCCAAATACAACAGCAATTATCAGCCTTAGTTTTTTCCCGTTCAACACAACAAACTGCTAACCCAACAGAGCAGATAGGAAAATTGGAATCAGAAAAGGAAAAACTAGAAGCCAAAATTAGTGTGAAAAGTGCCGAATTTCGTCAGCAAATTCAACCAGTCGATTTATTAGCTGTCCAAGCCAAAATACCTCAAGATGCTGCTTTGTTAGAGATTGTGCAGTATAAACCATTCAACGTCAAAGCCACAACGGAAGCGGAAAAATTTGGGAAACCCCGTTATGCGGTAGTGGTATTGCGTTCTCAAGGTCAACCAACATGGGTTGATTTAGGTGAAGCCGCAGAAATTGATAAATTAGCGATAGATTTCCGCACAGCGTTAGCCATTGGTAGAACATTTAATAAACTGGCTCGCACTTTAGATGAAAAATTAATCACACCCATTCGCCCTTTGTTGGGTGATGCGCGGCATATTTTAATTTCTCCTGATGGACAATTAACATTAATTCCTTTTGAAGCTCTCAAAGATGAGCAAGACAAATTTTTAATTCAGAGTTATTCATTTTCTTACCTGACAACTGGGCGGGATTTATTACGTTTCCAGTCAAATTTTAGTAATACTTCGCCTCCGGTTGTGTTGGCAGATATTGATTATGACTATCAAAATACAACTGTTGCCTCTAATAAAAAGCCCAGTGTACAGACCTTGCCAAATCAACGCTCTAGTGACTTGGCAACCTTGGAATTTCTGCCCTTGTCTGCAACTAAATATGAAGCGATCGCCATTAAAAAAGTTTTGCCAAATGCCAAATTATTATTAGGAAAAAATGCCACAGAAACGGCAGTGAAAAAATTACATAGTCCGGTGATTCTCCACTTGGCAACTCACGGTTTTTTCATCGCTGATATTGCCCAAAATATCAACGCCTCATTAGATTCGGCAGAAAAACCAAATTCACAAAAGATATTAGCAGTAGAAAACCCCTTATTGCGTTCTGGTTTAGCCTTAGCTGGTGCAAACAAACGTAATCAGGTAACAACAGGTGATGATGGGATTTTGACGGCGCTGGAAGTTGCTGGTTTAGATTTACGTTCTAATCAGTTAGTGGTGCTGTCGGCTTGTGAAACTGGTAGAGGCGATGTCAAAGTGGGCGATGGTGTGTATGGTTTGCGTCGCGCTTTAGTAATTGCTGGTTCTCAAACCCAAGTTTTAAGTCTGTGGTTAGTAGATGATGCTGCAACAAAAGATTTGATGGCGAAGTATTACCAGAATTTGCAAGCAGGTAAAGGAAGACATGAAGCTTTGCGTGCAGCACAGTTAGATTTACTCAAAACACAAGAATATCAGCATCCCAGATTTTGGGCGGCGTTTGTTCCTTCGGGTAATTGGACACCTTTGCGGAATGTAGCAGGTGATAGGTGA
- the pgl gene encoding 6-phosphogluconolactonase gives MNKQVEILSDQSALIARSLELILSKLETAIAQRGQFTIALSGGSTPKPLYEAIATKDLPWDKIHVFWGDERYVPPDHPDSNELMARRAWLDRVDIPAANIHAMPTLDADPALSAAKHEQDLQEFFHSAPGEFPSLDVILLGMGDDAHTASLFPHTEALKVSDRLVTVGNKDGNPRITFTYPFINAARSVIFVVAGANKRPALAQVFAPQADDFSYPSRLIRPQGELWWLLDAAAGAELPN, from the coding sequence ATGAATAAACAGGTAGAAATTCTATCGGATCAGTCTGCGCTGATAGCGCGATCGCTAGAGTTAATTTTATCGAAGTTAGAAACCGCCATTGCTCAACGGGGGCAATTTACGATTGCCTTATCTGGCGGGAGTACACCCAAGCCTTTATATGAAGCGATCGCTACAAAAGATTTGCCTTGGGATAAAATTCACGTCTTTTGGGGTGATGAGCGTTACGTTCCCCCTGATCATCCCGATAGCAATGAATTAATGGCGCGGCGTGCATGGTTAGACCGTGTTGATATCCCCGCCGCCAATATTCACGCTATGCCCACTTTAGACGCTGATCCAGCTTTATCGGCTGCCAAGCATGAGCAGGATTTACAAGAATTTTTTCATTCTGCTCCCGGTGAGTTTCCATCATTAGATGTAATTTTGCTGGGTATGGGTGATGATGCCCATACAGCATCTTTGTTTCCCCACACCGAAGCTTTAAAAGTGAGCGATCGCTTAGTGACTGTGGGTAATAAAGATGGCAATCCTCGCATCACCTTTACTTACCCTTTTATCAACGCTGCTCGTAGCGTGATTTTTGTAGTAGCTGGTGCTAATAAACGTCCTGCTTTAGCCCAAGTCTTTGCCCCTCAAGCCGATGACTTTAGCTACCCATCTCGCTTAATTCGCCCTCAAGGGGAACTTTGGTGGCTACTAGATGCGGCTGCTGGGGCGGAATTGCCAAACTAG
- a CDS encoding FHA domain-containing protein: protein MIVCPNCNHPNPNGAVQCEACYTPLPATSNCPNCGATVQADAAFCGQCGFNLHSAAAPAPVPPAAVAPTVAPEVPIQVPPLVTPDPLLDLLQPDALGINAPPATAQQPLAVESAPPSPPPVAAVPAPEPEPEPAPAPVPEPEATVPAPVPVQAPAGVSRTQLQQVTARLVHIQSEREIELPQSLSVIHIGKPNDRIPPDIDVSGFSNSEIVSRIHADVRVEGDAFYVEDVGSSNGTYINNLPLLPGNRHRLRPGDRISLGKGDLVTFIFQLT, encoded by the coding sequence ATGATCGTCTGCCCGAATTGCAATCATCCCAATCCTAACGGCGCTGTCCAGTGCGAAGCTTGCTATACGCCTTTACCAGCGACTAGTAACTGTCCCAACTGCGGAGCAACGGTACAGGCTGATGCTGCTTTCTGCGGTCAATGTGGGTTTAATCTCCATTCTGCTGCTGCACCTGCTCCTGTTCCTCCTGCGGCTGTTGCACCTACAGTTGCTCCCGAAGTTCCTATACAAGTACCACCATTAGTGACACCAGATCCTTTGTTGGATCTGTTACAACCAGACGCACTAGGAATTAATGCACCACCAGCCACAGCACAACAACCCTTAGCAGTGGAAAGCGCACCTCCATCTCCACCGCCTGTAGCTGCTGTACCTGCGCCCGAACCAGAACCAGAACCCGCACCCGCACCTGTACCTGAACCAGAAGCAACAGTACCCGCACCTGTACCTGTACAAGCCCCCGCAGGTGTATCTAGAACTCAGTTACAACAGGTAACAGCGCGGTTAGTTCACATTCAAAGTGAGCGCGAAATTGAGTTACCCCAAAGTCTGTCGGTAATTCACATCGGTAAACCCAACGATCGCATCCCCCCCGATATCGATGTTTCCGGGTTTAGTAATTCAGAAATTGTCTCTCGCATCCACGCAGATGTTCGCGTTGAGGGAGATGCTTTCTATGTTGAAGATGTCGGTAGTTCCAATGGCACTTATATTAATAACTTGCCATTATTACCAGGGAACAGACACCGCCTCCGCCCAGGCGATCGCATCAGCCTCGGTAAAGGTGACTTGGTAACATTTATCTTTCAGTTAACTTAA
- a CDS encoding M50 family metallopeptidase encodes MKEPSKDFATLLSTEAPPEVERMGLTWLVAAAIATAVLWQVPGGDYILYPFTILATWFHEMGHGLMALILGGQFQKLEIFSNGSGVATYRIATSLGPLGPGLVAAAGPMGPPIAGAALILASRSFKAASLSLKVLGSFLLLSTLIWVRSWFGLLAVPLLGLIILGISLKAPRWMQGFAIQFLGVQACVSTYHQLNYLFSYSAGSLGLSDTAQMQRYLLLPYWFWGGLMAIASLIILIQSLRIAYRSV; translated from the coding sequence ATGAAGGAACCAAGTAAAGATTTTGCAACTTTGCTCTCTACAGAAGCCCCACCAGAGGTAGAACGTATGGGGTTGACTTGGTTAGTTGCAGCTGCGATCGCTACGGCTGTGTTGTGGCAGGTTCCCGGCGGCGACTATATTTTATACCCGTTCACCATTCTGGCAACTTGGTTTCACGAAATGGGACACGGTTTAATGGCGCTGATTTTAGGTGGACAGTTTCAAAAGTTAGAAATTTTTAGCAATGGTTCCGGTGTAGCTACTTACCGCATCGCCACCTCACTTGGCCCCCTTGGCCCCGGTTTAGTCGCTGCGGCTGGGCCGATGGGGCCGCCAATTGCTGGTGCAGCTTTGATTCTGGCTTCCCGCAGTTTTAAAGCCGCATCTTTGAGTTTAAAAGTTTTAGGTAGTTTTCTATTGTTATCTACATTAATTTGGGTGCGTTCTTGGTTTGGGTTGTTAGCAGTTCCCTTATTAGGTTTAATTATTCTTGGTATTTCTTTAAAAGCACCCCGTTGGATGCAAGGTTTTGCTATTCAATTTTTGGGTGTCCAAGCTTGCGTGAGTACTTATCACCAACTCAATTATTTATTTAGTTATAGTGCTGGTTCTTTGGGGCTATCTGACACAGCCCAGATGCAAAGATATTTACTTTTACCTTATTGGTTTTGGGGCGGCTTGATGGCGATCGCTTCTTTGATTATCTTGATTCAAAGTCTCCGCATTGCCTATCGTTCAGTGTAA
- a CDS encoding deaminase, which translates to MAEYRQHLGLPPADSENDGSTIAKLEINGQTFFGINSSSNPYRRQITLKVNIISKTHAEADAFQQALEAGIKAAKARLIVDRDLCRACGLQGAVNSMAYQLGIEELEIITPSGSQTIKVTVPKTRSK; encoded by the coding sequence TTGGCTGAATATAGACAGCATCTGGGTTTACCTCCTGCTGATAGTGAAAATGACGGCTCAACAATTGCTAAACTAGAAATAAATGGTCAAACTTTTTTTGGTATAAATTCTAGTAGTAATCCCTATCGTCGGCAAATAACTTTGAAGGTTAATATTATTTCTAAAACTCATGCGGAAGCTGATGCCTTTCAGCAAGCATTAGAAGCTGGTATTAAAGCAGCCAAAGCGCGTTTGATAGTAGATAGAGATTTATGTCGTGCTTGTGGTTTACAAGGCGCTGTTAATTCTATGGCTTATCAATTAGGTATAGAAGAATTAGAGATTATTACTCCCAGTGGAAGTCAAACCATTAAAGTTACAGTTCCGAAGACAAGGAGCAAATAA
- a CDS encoding Imm1 family immunity protein, producing MFVSKLYTDKWTGNKNEETFIENPNWQQIKTAICELDGKSKTLVSLEADEQSYMMIGGGNEGQYIVTVTLDNEIFYSLLHPVNYEITNSDTSDDKINLSIFYQSLINANNKNTNSANEQKLVVGGQAGNYSEKICVNLPQCLIAAITFAESGELEPLFTWQEDESLVLV from the coding sequence ATGTTTGTATCCAAACTATATACAGATAAATGGACAGGGAACAAAAATGAAGAAACTTTCATTGAAAATCCTAATTGGCAACAAATAAAAACAGCTATTTGTGAGTTAGATGGTAAAAGTAAAACTTTAGTTAGTTTAGAAGCTGATGAGCAAAGTTATATGATGATTGGTGGAGGTAATGAAGGTCAATATATTGTTACTGTCACTTTAGATAATGAGATTTTTTATTCTCTTTTGCATCCAGTTAATTATGAAATAACCAACTCAGATACTTCTGATGATAAAATTAATTTATCTATCTTTTATCAATCATTAATAAATGCAAACAACAAAAATACAAATTCTGCAAATGAGCAAAAATTAGTTGTAGGTGGACAAGCAGGGAATTATTCTGAGAAAATTTGTGTGAATTTACCCCAATGCTTAATAGCTGCAATCACATTTGCCGAGTCAGGTGAACTTGAACCTTTGTTTACTTGGCAAGAAGATGAATCTTTAGTATTGGTATAA
- a CDS encoding elongation factor G, producing MSEKVNTGSRNVAIVGPYLSGKTTLLESLLFVTGAISRKGSVKDGNTVGDSAAESRDRQMTVEVSAASTDYNGTRFTFIDCPGSVEFAQETYNALMGVDAAIVVCEPIRDRVHTLAPLFKFLDDWEIPHIVFVNKMDRANIHVLETLHALKAVSSRPLVAHQYPIMQGEQLTGFIDMVSEQAYQYHPGAPADQIPFPEHLKAEEHTARAEMLEALANFDDHLLEELLEDIEPPQEEILNDLKMELGADLVVPVFFGVAEQDYGVRPLLEALLREAPEPDSTAERRLKQINSKAPLAQVLKTYYTPQGGKLSLVRIWQGKLTDGIVLNGVRAGGLYRLMGQQQQSVNEAVAGEIIALSRMEGVKTGDILSTETLKTTLSKAEELEPVYALAITPEKRNDEVKLSSAIAKLLEEDPSLAWEQHGDTHEVILWGQGEIHLQVALDRLRRKYNLPMSTHLPQVPYKETIRKPVTSVHGRYKHQSGGHGQFGDVFLDIKPLPRGEGFNFKETIVGGVVPRQYIPGVEVGVREFLAHGPLGFPVVDVAVTLTNGSYHNVDSSEQAFKQAARLAMQTGIPQAQPTLLEPILRVRVTTPSEFTAKVLQLLSGRRGQILGYEGRQDWQGWDNISAYLPQAEMQNFIVELRSLTLGVGSFHWEYDHLQEVPEKLAERVLASNGNGNGNGNGK from the coding sequence ATGAGCGAAAAAGTCAACACGGGTTCGCGGAACGTTGCAATTGTCGGCCCTTATTTAAGTGGAAAAACTACCTTACTTGAAAGTTTATTGTTTGTGACTGGTGCGATTTCTCGCAAAGGCAGCGTTAAGGATGGTAACACAGTTGGAGATAGTGCAGCAGAATCGCGCGATCGCCAAATGACTGTAGAAGTTAGCGCCGCCAGCACCGACTATAACGGAACTCGGTTTACCTTTATAGATTGTCCGGGAAGCGTAGAATTTGCCCAAGAAACTTACAATGCTTTGATGGGAGTTGATGCAGCAATTGTCGTTTGCGAACCCATACGCGATCGCGTCCATACTCTTGCTCCTCTATTTAAATTCTTAGACGATTGGGAAATTCCCCACATTGTCTTTGTCAACAAAATGGATCGGGCAAATATTCATGTTCTCGAAACATTACACGCCTTAAAAGCCGTTTCTAGCCGTCCATTAGTGGCGCACCAATACCCCATTATGCAAGGGGAACAATTAACAGGCTTTATTGATATGGTGAGCGAACAAGCTTATCAATATCATCCCGGCGCACCAGCCGATCAAATACCTTTCCCCGAACATCTCAAAGCCGAAGAACATACCGCACGAGCCGAAATGCTCGAAGCTTTAGCAAATTTTGATGACCACTTACTGGAAGAATTATTAGAAGATATTGAACCACCCCAAGAAGAAATTCTCAACGATTTAAAGATGGAACTAGGCGCAGATTTAGTAGTTCCTGTCTTCTTTGGGGTTGCAGAACAAGATTATGGCGTAAGACCTTTATTAGAAGCACTGCTACGGGAAGCACCAGAACCAGACAGTACCGCCGAACGTCGTTTAAAACAAATCAACAGCAAAGCACCTTTGGCACAGGTATTAAAAACTTACTACACTCCCCAAGGCGGTAAACTTTCCCTTGTGCGAATTTGGCAAGGTAAATTAACCGATGGGATTGTCCTCAACGGTGTGCGTGCGGGTGGACTTTATCGCTTGATGGGACAACAACAGCAATCTGTGAATGAAGCTGTGGCTGGTGAAATTATTGCCTTAAGCCGGATGGAAGGCGTGAAAACAGGTGATATCCTCTCCACGGAAACACTGAAAACCACACTCTCGAAAGCCGAAGAGTTAGAACCTGTGTATGCGTTGGCTATCACACCCGAAAAACGCAACGATGAAGTTAAACTCAGCAGTGCGATCGCTAAACTATTAGAAGAAGATCCTTCCCTGGCTTGGGAACAACATGGTGACACCCACGAAGTGATTCTTTGGGGACAAGGCGAAATTCATTTACAAGTCGCCTTAGACAGACTGCGCCGCAAATATAACTTGCCCATGTCTACCCATCTGCCGCAAGTACCTTATAAAGAAACAATTCGTAAACCCGTTACCTCTGTACATGGGCGTTATAAACACCAAAGCGGTGGACATGGACAGTTTGGTGATGTCTTCCTCGATATCAAACCCTTACCACGGGGTGAAGGCTTCAATTTTAAAGAAACCATCGTCGGTGGTGTAGTTCCCAGACAGTATATTCCGGGTGTAGAAGTCGGTGTGCGGGAATTTCTCGCGCATGGGCCTTTAGGCTTCCCCGTTGTGGATGTGGCTGTAACGCTAACCAACGGTTCTTATCACAACGTTGATAGTTCCGAACAAGCCTTTAAACAAGCCGCACGTTTAGCAATGCAAACAGGGATACCCCAAGCGCAACCCACCTTACTAGAACCAATTTTGCGAGTACGAGTAACCACACCCAGCGAATTTACCGCCAAAGTCCTGCAATTGCTGAGTGGCAGACGGGGACAAATTCTCGGTTACGAAGGTAGACAAGATTGGCAAGGCTGGGATAATATTTCTGCGTATTTGCCTCAAGCAGAGATGCAGAATTTTATTGTCGAGTTGCGATCGCTCACTTTAGGCGTTGGTTCTTTCCACTGGGAATATGACCATCTCCAAGAAGTACCAGAAAAATTAGCCGAACGTGTGCTTGCTAGTAACGGTAATGGTAACGGTAACGGCAACGGCAAGTAA
- a CDS encoding lipopolysaccharide assembly protein LapB — protein MGWLFYKYPIIGLINLTFLGGSIFWLTPTTLPVEPAVLLAQSFNQAAVDWLNQGLQLIQAGRVQEAIASFQKAIQLEPRLAAAHYNLGLAYRQSGQLKPAADAFYQATQADPQFALAFANLGGALLEGNNVQQANDYLQRAIELNPKLGFAHYNLGLVRQQQQNWEQAIASFKKAAEYSKNAPEPHYHLGICYLQQGKLDKAKSAFRQAIKLNPKYAEAHYNLGTVLFNQKKLNEALVAFRKSAESNSNYPNAYYGAGLVFMQQKKYAEAAQVLQYARDLYKAQGNVQWVQNSEKLLQQVQNLNYQPR, from the coding sequence ATGGGCTGGTTATTCTATAAATATCCCATAATAGGGTTAATAAATCTCACATTCTTGGGTGGTAGTATTTTTTGGCTAACGCCCACAACTTTGCCTGTGGAGCCTGCTGTATTGCTGGCACAATCATTTAATCAAGCGGCTGTAGACTGGTTAAATCAAGGCTTACAGTTAATTCAAGCGGGAAGAGTGCAAGAGGCGATCGCATCCTTCCAAAAAGCCATTCAGCTAGAACCAAGATTAGCCGCAGCCCATTACAATCTAGGGTTAGCATATAGGCAAAGCGGACAATTAAAGCCAGCCGCCGACGCATTTTATCAAGCCACTCAAGCCGATCCCCAGTTTGCCCTAGCTTTTGCCAATTTAGGCGGTGCTTTATTAGAAGGTAATAATGTCCAACAGGCAAACGATTATTTACAAAGAGCGATAGAATTAAATCCTAAACTGGGTTTTGCTCACTATAACTTGGGCTTAGTGAGACAACAGCAACAAAATTGGGAACAGGCGATCGCATCCTTTAAAAAAGCCGCAGAATATAGTAAAAATGCGCCGGAGCCTCACTATCATCTGGGTATATGTTATTTGCAACAAGGTAAACTAGATAAAGCTAAAAGTGCCTTTCGCCAAGCTATTAAACTGAATCCTAAATATGCAGAAGCTCACTATAATTTAGGAACAGTTTTGTTTAATCAAAAGAAATTAAATGAAGCATTGGTAGCCTTTAGAAAATCTGCCGAATCTAACTCTAATTATCCTAATGCTTATTATGGTGCAGGGTTAGTATTTATGCAGCAAAAAAAATATGCCGAAGCTGCACAAGTACTGCAATATGCGAGAGATTTATATAAAGCTCAAGGAAATGTTCAGTGGGTACAAAATTCCGAAAAACTGTTGCAACAAGTACAAAATTTAAATTACCAACCACGCTGA
- a CDS encoding phosphate-starvation-inducible PsiE family protein, with product MQKRFKSRFLFCDRWLDRHSIARNMEAFQDLLVIVLCLSLFAVMIMQIWSIIIALTHTLDYKQVTAKILFVLILVELFRLLMIYLQEHSISVGVAVEVTIVSVLREVVVHGALEISWIQTAAICGLLFILGSLLLVCAKTPHMDCISANTKFCPIVYQGGREKQPEQEFRYSHQCDKHQPLT from the coding sequence ATGCAAAAACGCTTCAAAAGTCGCTTTTTATTTTGCGATCGCTGGCTTGATCGACATTCAATTGCTCGTAATATGGAAGCTTTTCAAGACTTACTTGTGATTGTCTTGTGCTTAAGCTTATTTGCAGTCATGATTATGCAGATATGGAGCATAATTATTGCCCTAACCCACACATTAGACTATAAACAAGTCACTGCCAAAATTCTCTTTGTCTTAATATTAGTCGAGTTATTTCGACTCTTAATGATTTACTTGCAAGAACACAGCATTTCTGTTGGTGTAGCAGTAGAAGTTACAATTGTCTCTGTTCTGCGAGAAGTAGTAGTTCACGGAGCCTTAGAAATTTCTTGGATTCAAACAGCCGCAATTTGTGGCTTGTTATTTATTTTAGGCAGCTTACTACTAGTCTGTGCCAAGACACCACACATGGACTGCATCAGTGCTAACACCAAATTTTGTCCCATTGTCTATCAAGGGGGTAGAGAAAAACAACCAGAACAAGAATTTCGCTATTCACATCAGTGTGATAAACATCAACCACTGACATAA